The following are encoded together in the Girardinichthys multiradiatus isolate DD_20200921_A chromosome X, DD_fGirMul_XY1, whole genome shotgun sequence genome:
- the LOC124862699 gene encoding sodium/myo-inositol cotransporter 2-like, whose amino-acid sequence MTYKYAAGDGAPTTNMPPTQKPSFGSNTLVTVDIVVLVVYFLLVLAVGFLSMWRTKRSTVDGYFLAGKSMTWWPVGASLFASNIGSGHFIGLAGSGAAAGIGAIAYEWNGMFMVLLLGWLFLPIYISSGVTTMPEYLQKRFGGRRTQLFIAVLSLFIYIFTKISVDMYAGAVFIQLALKWNIYLAVVLLLAVTALYTVAGGLAAVIYTDAAQTAIMLAGALTLMGFSFAEVGGWDALMEGYFTAIPSVRVPNSTCGIPRDDSFHIFRDPVNSDLPWPGVIVGMSIPSMWYWCSDQVIVQRSLAAKTLTHAKGGSLLAAYLKVLPFFAIMLPGMISRILYTDEVACADPDLCKQICGNSVGCSDIAYAKLVMELLPAGLRGLMMAVMIAALMSSLTSIFNSSSTIFTMDLWKSFRSHASEWELMIVGRVFVLVLVAVSVLWIPVVQASQGGQLFIYIQSISTYLQPPVSIIFLMGCFWKRTNEKGAFWGLAIGLTVGCIRMLLDFIYPAPLCFEEDDRPSVLKYVHYLYFSMLLSFITLGVVVIVSLATEEPTPEQISRLTWYTRFDPVKPKEQVIPVEQRHTGGDAESRNGQAGHQRRDSASSVSSAPSQSRFISAIYWLCGMERRREADSNTVTPPAPEQIICTLDEKPNLRHLVNSNLIICLSVTVFIIGYWA is encoded by the exons ATGACCTACAAATATGCAGCTGGTGATGGAGCACCAACAACCAACATGCCCCCAACTCAGAAGCCCTCTTTTGGGAGCAACACCCTGGTCACTGTGGATATTGTGGTCCTGGTAGTATACTTTCTGCTGGTGCTGGCTGTTGGTTTCTTG tCCATGTGGAGGACAAAGCGCAGCACGGTGGATGGATACTTCTTAGCTGGGAAGAGTATGACCTGGTGGCCT GTGGGAGCTTCACTCTTTGCCAGTAACATTGGCAGTGGACATTTCATCGGTCTGGCTGGGTCAGGAGCCGCTGCAGGAATCGGGGCAATAGCCTATGAATGGAAC ggaaTGTTTATGGTGTTGCTCCTCGGATGGCTCTTCCTTCCCATTTATATCTCCTCTGGG GTGACAACCATGCCAGAATATTTGCAGAAGCGCTTCGGCGGAAGAAGAACGCAGTTATTTATAGCAGTCTTGTCCCTGTTTATTTACATCTTTACAAAAATATCG GTCGACATGTATGCAGGTGCTGTGTTCATCCAGCTTGCTTTAAAATGGAATATCTACCTGGCCGTGGTGCTGCTGCTAGCAGTGACAGCTCTCTACACTGTAGCAG GTGGTCTTGCTGCAGTTATCTACACTGATGCAGCTCAAACTGCAATCATGCTGGCAGGAGCGCTCACCCTCATGGGCTTCA GTTTTGCTGAGGTTGGAGGTTGGGATGCTCTGATGGAGGGGTATTTCACTGCCATTCCCTCAGTTCGTGTACCTAACTCGACCTGTGGCATCCCTCGAGATGATTCCTTTCACATATTTAGAGACCCGGTGAACTCAGACCTACCCTGGCCTGGCGTTATTGTTGGCATGTCCATTCCCTCCATGTGGTATTGGTGTTCTGATCAG GTGATTGTGCAGCGCTCTCTGGCTGCAAAGACTCTGACCCATGCTAAGGGTGGGTCGCTCCTGGCTGCATACCTGAAAGTTCTGCCTTTCTTTGCCATCATGCTCCCTGGGATGATCAGCAGGATCCTCTACACAG ATGAAGTGGCGTGTGCAGACCCTGACCTGTGCAAACAGATTTGTGGGAATTCAGTGGGATGTTCAGACATTGCTTATGCCAAACTGGTTATGGAGCTTCTGCCTGCAG GGCTGCGAGGTCTCATGATGGCTGTGATGATTGCTGCTCTCATGTCGTCTCTGACATCCATCTTCAACAGCTCTAGTACCATTTTCACCATGGATTTATGGAAGAGCTTCAGATCTCATGCTTCTGAATGGGAGCTCATGATTGTTGGGAG GGTGTTTGTGCTCGTCTTGGTGGCGGTATCAGTGCTCTGGATTCCTGTTGTCCAGGCTAGTCAGGGAGGCCAGCTCTTCATCTACATCCAGTCCATTAGCACCTACCTGCAACCTCCTGTGAGCATTATCTTCCTCATGGGCTGCTTCTGGAAGAGGACTAATGAGAAA GGTGCATTCTGGGGTCTCGCCATTGGTCTCACTGTGGGCTGCATACGCATGTTGTTGGACTTCATCTACCCTGCACCACTGTGCTTTGAAGAGGACGACAGGCCCAGCGTGCTAAAATACGTCCATTACCTCTACTTCTCTATGCTGCTGTCATTCATCACCCTGGGTGTGGTAGTTATAGTCAGTCTGGCTACTGAGGAACCCACTCCAGAACAG ATAAGTCGTCTCACTTGGTACACAAGGTTTGATCCAGTGAAGCCAAAAGAGCAGGTGATCCCAGTGGAGCAGAGACATACAGGAGGAGACGCAGAGAGCAGAAATGGACAAGCTGGCCATCAAAGGAGAG ACTCTGCTTCATCTGTGTCCAGCGCTCCCAGTCAGTCCAGGTTCATATCCGCCATCTACTGGTTGTGTGGGATGGAGAGGCGACGGGAGGCGGACAGCAACACTGTGACTCCTCCTGCCCCCGAGCAGATCATCTGCACTCTGGATGAAAAGCCAAATCTGCGGCACCTTGTCAACAGCAACCTCATCATTTGCCTTTCTGTAACCGTCTTCATCATCGGTTACTGGGCTTGA